The Candidatus Desulfarcum epimagneticum genome contains a region encoding:
- a CDS encoding Radical SAM protein, producing MKRPSQYIKALETGLLEKQAARALEMMANCRLCPRKCGVDRMAGETGFCGAGNRARVSDFGPHFGEESPISGTRGSGTIFFAHCGLGCDFCQNFDISHQGRGRDVSDDELAGMMLSLQESGCHNINFVTPSHWVPHILSALLPAVEGGLEIPLVYNTSAYDRVKTLRLLDGIVDIYMPDFKFWDEKIAEDTCGAPDYPEAARRAISEMGRQAGDLALDGEGIAVSGLLIRHLVLPGGLAGTGKVMAFIAREISANAYVNVMPQYRPMRERSGDGKKTARDMERPISEKEYETALKEARAEGPLRLDPPRRVWMIQGFE from the coding sequence ATGAAACGCCCGTCCCAATATATCAAAGCCCTTGAAACCGGTCTTTTGGAAAAACAGGCGGCGAGGGCGTTGGAGATGATGGCAAACTGCCGTCTGTGCCCCCGGAAATGCGGGGTGGATCGAATGGCCGGGGAAACGGGATTTTGCGGCGCGGGAAATCGCGCGCGGGTGTCGGATTTCGGGCCGCATTTCGGCGAGGAATCGCCCATTTCCGGGACCCGGGGGTCCGGAACCATTTTTTTCGCCCACTGCGGCCTGGGTTGCGATTTCTGCCAGAATTTCGACATCAGCCACCAGGGCCGGGGGAGGGACGTGTCCGATGATGAGCTGGCGGGCATGATGCTCTCCCTCCAGGAATCGGGCTGCCACAATATTAATTTTGTGACGCCGTCCCATTGGGTTCCCCATATTCTGTCAGCGCTTTTGCCGGCGGTCGAAGGGGGCCTTGAAATCCCCCTGGTGTATAACACCTCGGCCTATGATCGGGTCAAAACCCTGCGGCTTTTAGACGGGATCGTGGACATTTACATGCCGGATTTTAAATTCTGGGATGAAAAAATCGCCGAAGACACGTGCGGCGCCCCGGATTATCCCGAGGCGGCCCGGAGGGCGATTTCGGAGATGGGCCGCCAGGCCGGGGACCTGGCGCTGGACGGGGAGGGAATCGCTGTGTCCGGTCTTTTGATCCGTCACCTGGTTCTTCCCGGGGGCCTGGCCGGAACCGGGAAGGTCATGGCCTTTATCGCCCGGGAGATTTCCGCCAACGCCTACGTGAATGTCATGCCCCAGTACCGGCCCATGCGCGAGCGGTCGGGGGACGGGAAGAAAACCGCCCGGGACATGGAAAGACCCATTTCCGAAAAAGAATATGAAACGGCCCTGAAAGAGGCCCGGGCCGAGGGCCCGCTTCGCCTGGACCCGCCCCGGCGGGTGTGGATGATTCAGGGTTTCGAATAG
- a CDS encoding putative Creatinine amidohydrolase (Evidence 3 : Putative function from multiple computational evidences), with translation MKKSVPYNELAWPGVKKALAGRWLILPFGSMEQHGPHLPLGTDTVLAGHMAREVAAEIGGVTAPAMEYGGRSLPNSGGGPGYPGGVFFPGKTLIDMYERLIHGYIQNGAEKILLVNAHWENEAFLFEALERAREKKYLESSKIVAASWWNLVSEKEALDIFGFFPGWSAEHAGQAETALMLAYAPEQVRFEKALDHKGHIPEGIYKYPVPKSWTGTNGVLSSTTHVKPEMGKRLSEIIKSRFIALLEDD, from the coding sequence ATGAAAAAAAGCGTCCCTTACAATGAACTCGCCTGGCCCGGTGTCAAAAAGGCGCTGGCCGGCAGATGGCTGATTCTGCCCTTCGGGTCTATGGAGCAGCATGGGCCCCATCTCCCGCTGGGGACCGACACGGTTCTGGCCGGACACATGGCCCGCGAGGTCGCGGCGGAAATCGGCGGCGTGACGGCCCCGGCCATGGAATACGGCGGCAGGAGTCTCCCGAACAGCGGCGGGGGGCCCGGCTACCCCGGGGGGGTGTTTTTTCCCGGGAAAACGCTCATTGACATGTATGAGCGACTGATTCATGGCTATATTCAAAACGGGGCCGAAAAAATTCTTCTGGTCAACGCCCACTGGGAAAATGAGGCGTTTTTGTTTGAGGCGCTGGAAAGGGCGCGGGAAAAAAAATATCTTGAATCTTCAAAAATCGTGGCGGCAAGCTGGTGGAACCTGGTGAGCGAAAAAGAGGCGCTGGATATTTTCGGCTTTTTCCCCGGGTGGAGCGCCGAGCACGCGGGCCAGGCGGAGACCGCCCTGATGCTGGCATACGCCCCGGAGCAGGTCCGGTTTGAAAAAGCCCTGGATCATAAGGGACACATTCCGGAAGGCATTTACAAATACCCGGTCCCGAAATCCTGGACCGGAACGAACGGCGTTCTCAGCTCCACCACCCATGTCAAACCGGAAATGGGCAAACGGCTGTCTGAAATCATCAAATCCCGTTTCATCGCGCTGCTCGAAGACGATTAA
- a CDS encoding Spermidine/putrescine ABC transporter permease, with amino-acid sequence MKKIFTENFFLKWITVAVYIFIFAPILVVILMSFHPHEIVSFPMPGFSLKWYVKFISNHNLLNSLRVSLLLGVTSALMAGVIGTLAAFAIVRSKVPVAKLLNAATFAPMVISGVVLGVAMLSFFNAIHFPRGFVSLAAAHTLFSLPYVIIVVSSSLAGFDRSTEEAAMNLGANAFQTFKSITLPAIFPAIVAGMLLSFTISFDEFPASQFLSTPGTITVPIRIFSMIKTELNPQINVLAAVMILVTICLPLMAQFFMRGKNKK; translated from the coding sequence ATGAAAAAGATATTCACTGAAAATTTTTTTTTAAAATGGATCACCGTGGCGGTCTATATTTTTATTTTCGCCCCCATACTGGTGGTCATCCTCATGTCATTCCATCCCCATGAGATCGTGTCCTTCCCCATGCCCGGGTTCAGCCTCAAATGGTACGTCAAGTTCATTTCCAACCACAATCTTTTAAACTCCCTGCGCGTGAGCCTTTTGCTGGGAGTGACATCCGCGCTCATGGCCGGCGTCATCGGGACCCTCGCCGCCTTCGCCATTGTCCGGTCAAAAGTCCCCGTGGCCAAACTTTTAAACGCCGCGACATTCGCTCCCATGGTGATTTCAGGCGTGGTGCTGGGGGTGGCCATGCTCTCTTTTTTCAACGCCATCCATTTTCCCCGGGGGTTTGTCAGTCTCGCGGCGGCGCACACTCTTTTTTCCCTGCCCTACGTGATCATCGTGGTTTCATCCAGTCTCGCGGGTTTCGACCGGTCCACCGAAGAGGCCGCCATGAACCTGGGCGCCAACGCCTTCCAGACTTTTAAATCCATCACGCTGCCGGCTATTTTTCCCGCCATTGTGGCCGGGATGCTCCTGTCTTTCACCATCTCCTTTGATGAATTTCCGGCGTCCCAGTTTCTGTCCACCCCGGGAACCATCACCGTTCCCATACGCATTTTTTCCATGATTAAAACCGAGCTGAATCCCCAAATCAATGTCCTGGCGGCGGTCATGATCCTGGTCACCATCTGCCTTCCCCTCATGGCTCAATTTTTTATGCGGGGAAAAAATAAAAAATAA
- the potB gene encoding polyamine transporter subunit; membrane component of ABC superfamily (Evidence 2a : Function from experimental evidences in other organisms; Product type t : transporter) encodes MPKDRHLQKPAKTAAPAAGKNKWKLLGFQMGPLSLWLIFFLIIPILVILYYSFCQRNPGGTIHHVFSLKNYIHFLGTPVYRKILIQSFVIAFNVTLFCLLTAYVPAYYIATLKSRNRVLLLILLIVPFWTSLLIRNYSWILILGREGIINVYFMKWGLISEPMNMLYTTASVVVGLTHWALPFMVFPIFLTIDGIDPDLAAAAKNLGANSFQAFLRITFPLSMPGVAAGCLLTFIMTIGAFVTPVLLGGSEDVMITMVITERFLRLYDLPFGSAASIIYLIIMLTFVLIYDRLIGLKRIMNM; translated from the coding sequence ATGCCAAAGGACAGACATCTTCAAAAACCCGCCAAAACCGCCGCCCCGGCGGCGGGGAAAAACAAATGGAAGTTGCTCGGCTTCCAAATGGGCCCGCTTTCATTGTGGCTGATATTTTTCCTGATCATACCGATTCTTGTGATCCTGTATTACAGCTTCTGCCAGAGAAATCCCGGCGGGACCATCCATCATGTCTTCTCCTTAAAAAACTACATCCATTTTCTGGGCACGCCCGTTTATCGAAAAATTCTCATCCAATCCTTTGTCATCGCGTTCAACGTGACGTTGTTTTGCCTTTTGACGGCCTACGTTCCGGCCTATTACATCGCCACTTTAAAAAGCCGAAACCGTGTCCTGCTTCTGATCCTTTTGATTGTCCCGTTCTGGACCAGCCTGCTGATCCGAAATTATTCCTGGATTCTCATACTGGGAAGAGAGGGAATCATCAATGTGTATTTCATGAAATGGGGACTCATATCCGAGCCCATGAACATGCTCTACACCACCGCCTCGGTGGTGGTGGGCCTGACCCACTGGGCGCTGCCCTTTATGGTCTTCCCCATTTTTTTAACCATCGACGGCATCGATCCGGACCTGGCGGCTGCGGCCAAAAATCTCGGGGCAAACAGCTTCCAGGCGTTTCTGCGGATCACTTTTCCCTTAAGCATGCCCGGGGTGGCGGCGGGGTGTCTTTTGACCTTTATCATGACCATCGGCGCCTTTGTCACTCCCGTTCTGCTTGGAGGATCGGAAGACGTGATGATCACCATGGTCATCACCGAGCGCTTCCTGCGCCTGTATGACCTTCCCTTCGGGTCGGCCGCGTCCATCATATACCTGATCATCATGCTGACCTTTGTTTTAATCTATGACCGTCTGATCGGTTTGAAGCGAATCATGAATATGTAA
- the potA gene encoding Spermidine/putrescine import ATP-binding protein PotA, translating to MPNGRKNSLKYAWADRSKKAGREANSSKMDDLNLKNITKKFGEFTAVSHFSLDVKKGEFVSFLGPSGCGKTTTLRMIAGFINPTEGDIFIQGKRVNDTPPHLRDTGMVFQSYALFPHMTVFENIAFGLKYRKIPKREIKDRVNDMLALIQLPDMGKRKPSQLSGGQQQRIALGRALVIQPKILLFDEPLSNLDAKLREDLRVELRQIQREVGITSIFVTHDQEEALSLSDKIAVMDNGEIRQVGTPFEIYEDPDSVFVANFIGQSNFLDGEITAIQNGRATIKIKGGLAISGTAPADIRPGDGVKAMIRAERIRIRPSEVREKGVNTLKASIENISYLGGSVHYYVMMENSRRMMAIEKTGDQKPLRVNDPVFLSFDFKNCLIFKK from the coding sequence ATGCCGAATGGACGGAAAAATTCACTGAAATACGCATGGGCGGATAGAAGCAAAAAAGCCGGGAGGGAAGCGAACTCATCCAAAATGGACGATCTTAATCTTAAAAACATAACAAAAAAATTCGGGGAGTTCACCGCCGTGAGCCATTTCTCCCTGGATGTGAAAAAAGGGGAGTTTGTCTCTTTTTTGGGACCCAGCGGATGCGGGAAAACCACGACCCTTCGAATGATCGCCGGGTTTATCAATCCCACCGAAGGAGACATTTTCATCCAGGGAAAAAGGGTCAATGACACGCCCCCCCATCTCAGGGACACGGGCATGGTGTTCCAAAGCTATGCCCTGTTTCCCCATATGACGGTGTTTGAAAACATCGCTTTCGGGTTGAAATACAGGAAAATCCCCAAACGCGAGATCAAGGACCGCGTCAACGATATGTTGGCCCTGATTCAACTGCCCGATATGGGAAAAAGGAAGCCGTCCCAGCTCAGCGGGGGCCAGCAGCAGCGGATCGCCCTTGGAAGGGCGCTGGTCATCCAGCCCAAAATCCTTCTCTTTGACGAGCCCTTGTCGAACCTGGACGCCAAGCTGCGGGAAGACCTCCGTGTGGAATTGCGGCAAATCCAGAGGGAAGTGGGCATCACGTCCATATTTGTGACCCATGACCAGGAGGAGGCGCTGTCTTTGTCCGACAAGATAGCGGTGATGGATAATGGGGAGATTCGCCAGGTCGGAACCCCTTTCGAGATTTATGAAGACCCGGACTCGGTTTTCGTGGCCAATTTTATCGGCCAGTCCAACTTTTTGGACGGCGAGATCACCGCCATCCAAAACGGCCGGGCCACCATTAAGATCAAAGGAGGCCTGGCCATCTCGGGAACGGCCCCGGCGGATATCCGCCCGGGGGACGGGGTCAAAGCCATGATTCGGGCGGAGCGGATCAGAATCCGGCCTTCCGAAGTCCGGGAAAAGGGCGTCAACACCCTCAAAGCCTCCATCGAAAATATCAGCTACCTGGGAGGCAGCGTCCACTATTACGTCATGATGGAAAACAGCCGGCGAATGATGGCCATCGAAAAAACGGGCGATCAAAAACCGCTCCGTGTCAATGACCCGGTTTTTCTGAGCTTTGATTTCAAAAACTGCCTGATTTTTAAAAAATAA
- a CDS encoding putative Spermidine/putrescine ABC transporter substrate-binding protein (Evidence 3 : Putative function from multiple computational evidences): MKLYFSLTPNLSFGGNMTATSKKISIDRRTFLKGMGALGAASAMGLGFPSISLGKGHVDRSRLAKTLSFSSYGGSWQENLTKAVLEPFEKKYGVRIIQSSHGGEEEILAKIRVGGKGDYDLVTINESGYYPGVKQGLFNNLNLENIPNQKNIMSPLKKPIYDPDFAKDGKTRSVPSVFGTTALTYNTQNVTPAPDSWAVCWDKKYARKIAMNEIAWYRVFTTALYLGEDPNNVKNWTALWDAVRQQHKLVLKYWSSGMEMQQLFTNKEIYLGEFWSGRTLNLKGKGTPVDYVIPKEGASTWVEVWCVPKGSKKQYTAEVLLNYLLDPEVGAHLSELTQYPCALNPSVYKVTDSIRNLPDFDPTGTLEKYKFVDYGYKEANNAEWTEKFTEIRMGG, from the coding sequence ATGAAATTATATTTTTCTTTAACCCCAAATCTTAGCTTTGGAGGAAATATGACCGCGACATCAAAAAAAATCTCCATTGACAGAAGAACCTTTCTTAAAGGAATGGGCGCCCTGGGCGCCGCGTCGGCCATGGGCCTGGGCTTTCCTTCCATCAGCTTGGGAAAAGGACATGTGGACCGGTCCAGACTGGCCAAAACCCTCAGTTTCAGCTCTTACGGCGGGAGCTGGCAGGAGAATCTCACCAAAGCCGTGCTTGAGCCCTTTGAGAAGAAATACGGCGTCAGGATCATTCAAAGCAGCCACGGGGGGGAGGAAGAAATACTGGCCAAAATCCGGGTGGGCGGAAAAGGCGACTATGATCTGGTCACCATCAATGAAAGCGGGTATTACCCCGGGGTCAAACAGGGCCTTTTCAACAACCTGAACCTCGAAAATATCCCCAACCAGAAAAATATCATGTCCCCCTTAAAAAAACCCATTTATGACCCGGACTTTGCCAAAGACGGCAAAACCAGGTCGGTTCCCAGCGTGTTCGGAACCACCGCGCTGACCTATAACACCCAAAACGTGACGCCGGCGCCCGATTCCTGGGCGGTTTGCTGGGACAAAAAATACGCCCGGAAAATCGCCATGAATGAAATCGCCTGGTACCGCGTGTTCACCACCGCGCTTTACCTGGGAGAAGACCCCAACAATGTGAAAAACTGGACCGCCCTGTGGGACGCCGTCAGACAGCAGCATAAACTGGTGCTGAAATATTGGAGTTCCGGCATGGAAATGCAGCAGCTTTTCACCAACAAGGAGATCTATCTCGGGGAATTCTGGAGCGGCAGGACCCTGAACCTTAAGGGAAAAGGGACGCCTGTGGACTATGTGATCCCCAAAGAGGGCGCCTCCACCTGGGTGGAGGTCTGGTGCGTGCCCAAGGGATCGAAAAAGCAGTACACCGCCGAGGTTCTTTTAAATTATCTCCTGGACCCCGAGGTCGGCGCCCACCTGTCCGAATTGACCCAGTATCCATGCGCCCTCAACCCCTCCGTTTATAAAGTGACCGATTCCATCCGAAATCTGCCGGATTTCGATCCCACGGGAACGCTGGAAAAATACAAATTCGTGGATTACGGATACAAAGAGGCGAACAATGCCGAATGGACGGAAAAATTCACTGAAATACGCATGGGCGGATAG
- a CDS encoding Amidase signature enzyme: MKKKRAPLTRETLRRILSEFPTLPWSDHEIDELVSPQMGVITGFEDILDAVEKLSETDLGETGPAGGWRPEDIVAKKPKDPAWTSMPVYELAPLIESGKMSPVDLAEVFLNQIETANGALKAYITVAGENARLAAQKAAEKIKKGIYSGPLHGVPYACKDMFMTQGIRTTGGSKVLEDWIPDRDADAVQKLSAAGGVLLGKLNLHEFAYGATGENKHFGTVPNPFDPSRLAGGSSSGCAAAVAAGLAPYAIGTDTGGSTRAPAALCGVVGLKPTYGAVSLKGAIPFCWSLDHIGIFSRTTPDAALVFGALGRDVPGDPGWTQNLLDSFLKASSHDLSKLRVGVPKSFFFEKTDPEILAATQKAIALFERSGARIIDIDMPPMDHARAVSLIIQLPEALSYHSARLPEKKELYGQDIRAGLALGQFILAEHYVRAKRMMEMFRRDMGRVFENVDLIITPSCPVTAPEMGARFVTIENEKEPAGNAITRFTSFFNLTGNPAISIPSGLHSSGLPMGVQLVGRPFEENTLLKAAHALEKQMGRVKKPD, translated from the coding sequence ATGAAAAAAAAACGCGCCCCTTTGACCCGCGAAACCCTGAGGCGAATCCTTTCGGAATTTCCGACCCTGCCCTGGAGCGACCATGAGATAGACGAGCTTGTTTCCCCCCAAATGGGCGTGATCACCGGTTTTGAGGACATATTGGACGCCGTTGAAAAACTGTCTGAAACAGACCTCGGCGAAACAGGGCCCGCCGGCGGATGGCGCCCGGAAGACATTGTCGCCAAAAAACCAAAAGACCCCGCATGGACATCCATGCCGGTTTATGAGCTGGCGCCCCTGATTGAAAGCGGGAAAATGTCGCCGGTGGATCTCGCGGAGGTTTTTTTAAATCAAATCGAGACGGCCAACGGCGCCCTCAAGGCCTATATCACGGTGGCCGGGGAGAACGCCCGCCTGGCGGCTCAAAAAGCGGCGGAAAAAATAAAAAAGGGAATCTATTCCGGGCCGCTGCACGGCGTCCCGTACGCCTGCAAAGATATGTTTATGACCCAAGGAATTCGGACCACGGGAGGCTCAAAAGTTCTGGAAGACTGGATCCCGGACCGGGACGCCGACGCGGTTCAAAAATTGAGCGCCGCCGGGGGCGTCCTTCTCGGAAAGCTGAACCTGCATGAATTCGCCTACGGGGCCACAGGCGAAAACAAACATTTCGGGACCGTTCCCAACCCTTTTGACCCATCGCGCCTCGCCGGGGGCTCCAGCAGCGGCTGCGCGGCGGCCGTGGCCGCCGGTCTCGCGCCATACGCCATTGGAACCGACACCGGCGGCTCCACCCGGGCCCCGGCGGCCCTGTGCGGGGTCGTGGGTCTGAAACCGACCTACGGCGCCGTCAGCCTCAAAGGGGCCATCCCCTTTTGCTGGTCTTTGGACCATATCGGCATCTTTTCCAGGACGACCCCGGACGCGGCCCTGGTCTTCGGGGCCCTGGGGCGAGATGTCCCCGGAGACCCGGGATGGACCCAAAACCTTCTGGATTCATTTTTGAAAGCATCTTCCCATGATCTCTCCAAATTGCGGGTCGGCGTTCCCAAATCATTCTTTTTTGAAAAAACCGATCCCGAGATCCTCGCGGCCACCCAAAAGGCCATCGCCCTGTTCGAGCGCAGCGGCGCCCGGATCATCGACATTGACATGCCCCCCATGGATCACGCCCGCGCCGTGTCTCTGATCATTCAGCTTCCCGAGGCCCTTTCCTACCACAGCGCCCGCCTTCCGGAAAAAAAAGAGCTGTATGGGCAAGACATCCGCGCCGGACTGGCCCTGGGACAGTTTATTTTAGCCGAGCACTATGTCCGGGCGAAAAGGATGATGGAGATGTTTCGACGGGACATGGGCCGCGTCTTTGAAAACGTGGATCTGATCATCACCCCCTCCTGCCCGGTGACCGCCCCGGAAATGGGCGCCCGATTCGTCACCATCGAAAATGAAAAAGAGCCGGCGGGAAACGCCATCACACGTTTCACCAGCTTTTTCAACCTGACCGGAAACCCGGCCATATCCATTCCATCGGGTCTTCACTCATCCGGCCTTCCCATGGGGGTCCAGCTCGTGGGGCGCCCTTTTGAGGAAAACACGCTGTTAAAAGCCGCCCATGCTTTGGAAAAACAGATGGGTCGTGTCAAAAAACCGGACTGA
- a CDS encoding Peptidase M24, translated as MKTACEKRTLEFQRRMAAAGVDIAIIQDTDSVFYLSAFRDYLGMSFGRPTLMAAPATGACAIITPGLEAEMARKMTWIHDILEWSDGVDGEWRKCLLDVLKPGKRKKIGLEINKTHPLVSAFVREEFRDAEIVEISGILSDMRMIKTPDEIRLMRQAGQVSTAMCRGGKEAIAEGVPEYEIALAVIAAGSRKAAALLEQDEPGGLFSPMIHHLQPLQSGGPDLSMAHRRPTLRRLCRGESVYMCFCEMNNFKGVKLGFDRQYWVGETSDEEARLYEIAIKAQTAALGMIRPGVRAEDVHHAAARVYQEEGFGFCYRTGRSVGFSLIEKPELKSGDKTVLKPGMTFAVDGAVSVPGKAAARVGDSVVVTDKGFDFLTPFPKHLQAV; from the coding sequence ATGAAAACCGCCTGTGAAAAACGAACCCTTGAATTTCAGCGCCGCATGGCCGCCGCCGGAGTGGACATCGCCATCATCCAGGACACGGACAGCGTCTTTTACCTTTCGGCTTTCCGGGATTACCTGGGAATGTCATTCGGCCGGCCCACCCTGATGGCGGCGCCCGCCACCGGCGCCTGCGCCATCATCACCCCGGGCCTGGAAGCGGAGATGGCGCGCAAAATGACCTGGATCCACGACATTCTGGAATGGTCCGACGGCGTTGACGGAGAATGGCGAAAATGCCTGCTGGATGTTCTAAAACCGGGGAAACGAAAAAAAATCGGGCTTGAAATCAATAAGACCCATCCCCTGGTGTCCGCCTTTGTCCGGGAAGAGTTCCGGGATGCGGAGATTGTGGAAATATCCGGAATTCTCTCTGACATGCGGATGATCAAAACGCCGGATGAAATCAGACTGATGCGACAGGCCGGCCAGGTGTCCACCGCCATGTGCCGGGGCGGAAAGGAGGCCATCGCCGAGGGCGTTCCCGAATATGAGATCGCGCTGGCGGTCATCGCCGCCGGCTCCCGCAAAGCCGCGGCGCTTCTGGAGCAGGATGAGCCCGGCGGCCTGTTCTCTCCCATGATCCACCACCTCCAGCCCCTTCAGTCCGGGGGGCCGGACCTTTCCATGGCCCACCGCCGCCCGACCCTGCGCCGCCTTTGTCGGGGCGAATCCGTCTATATGTGTTTTTGCGAGATGAATAATTTCAAGGGCGTCAAACTGGGTTTCGACCGGCAGTACTGGGTCGGGGAAACGTCGGATGAGGAGGCCCGGCTGTATGAAATCGCCATCAAAGCCCAGACCGCGGCCCTGGGGATGATTCGGCCGGGAGTGAGGGCCGAGGACGTCCACCATGCGGCCGCGCGGGTTTACCAGGAAGAGGGATTCGGGTTTTGTTACAGAACGGGGCGCTCGGTGGGATTCTCGCTCATTGAAAAACCCGAATTAAAGTCCGGAGACAAAACCGTTCTAAAACCCGGGATGACCTTTGCCGTGGACGGCGCCGTGTCCGTTCCCGGGAAGGCCGCCGCCCGGGTGGGCGACTCCGTCGTTGTGACGGACAAGGGATTTGATTTTCTGACGCCTTTCCCCAAACATCTTCAGGCTGTGTGA
- a CDS encoding Arylmalonate decarboxylase, which translates to MSEKSKQLKWPADVRFDRGRHWRARIGFVVLAMEQTIEEDMLRLAPPGVGVHFSRVAMENAVNAKTLGAVGENLASAASLILPDENLDVICYACTSGGIVLGEDRVAAELKKGAPNAKATSLISGVIHALNAFKAGRIVVGSPYVDELNRMEKKYLEDRGFQVLDIRGLGLSNDSDMVKVAPDFIKEFAVSIDHPKAEAIFISCGALRSLDVVDEIEKMVQKPVIVSNQAMIWETLRLAGIPDRLDGYGRLLREF; encoded by the coding sequence ATGTCTGAAAAATCAAAACAATTAAAATGGCCCGCCGACGTTCGTTTTGACCGGGGACGCCACTGGCGGGCCAGAATCGGCTTTGTCGTGCTGGCCATGGAGCAGACCATCGAGGAAGACATGCTTCGCCTGGCGCCTCCCGGGGTGGGCGTTCATTTCTCAAGGGTGGCCATGGAAAACGCGGTGAACGCAAAGACGCTGGGCGCCGTGGGCGAAAACCTGGCCTCGGCCGCGTCGCTGATCCTGCCGGACGAAAATTTGGATGTGATCTGCTACGCCTGCACATCCGGCGGCATTGTTCTGGGCGAGGACAGGGTGGCGGCGGAGCTTAAAAAAGGGGCCCCGAACGCAAAAGCCACCTCGCTGATCTCCGGCGTCATCCATGCCCTGAACGCGTTTAAAGCCGGGCGAATCGTGGTGGGCTCCCCCTACGTGGACGAGCTGAACCGGATGGAAAAAAAATACCTGGAAGACCGGGGCTTCCAGGTCCTGGATATCCGGGGGCTGGGCCTCTCCAACGATTCCGACATGGTCAAAGTGGCCCCGGACTTTATAAAGGAGTTCGCCGTTTCCATCGACCATCCAAAAGCCGAGGCGATATTCATCAGCTGCGGGGCCCTGCGGTCTCTGGATGTGGTGGACGAAATCGAAAAAATGGTCCAAAAGCCCGTCATCGTCAGCAACCAGGCCATGATCTGGGAAACGCTGCGTCTGGCGGGAATACCGGATCGTCTGGACGGTTACGGACGGCTGCTGAGAGAATTCTGA
- a CDS encoding membrane hypothetical protein (Evidence 5 : Unknown function) codes for MIDHFYNLLLNNPSYLLFIGFFSLSILYFFNRKTLLGLKEIPKKQHIYCIAIFFLKAFLLALAGTFICKYAKIQWLSPINPEKGQSNILSTILAFIGISLAFLTGIAIFSFNFVYSRFEKEAKQQNNNFKKLEKNTTEIANKIKTRYQNFLKKTDEQKNKFEILEEKIKKQSAQIVSFDIRSELYEKSFRAYQLVAKEKDNPNFKNRKITSVIPDIIPLFSIYGDEYEKKAAFKAALYVIDQKNTAIDLLKSLRSNPKKYIKDEIAPICQDDAEINELIGKIMKKLI; via the coding sequence ATGATTGACCATTTTTATAACTTATTGCTAAATAACCCAAGTTATTTACTTTTTATTGGTTTTTTTAGCCTTTCTATTCTCTACTTTTTTAATAGAAAAACATTATTAGGGCTGAAAGAAATCCCAAAAAAGCAACACATCTATTGTATAGCCATCTTTTTCTTAAAAGCCTTCCTTTTAGCCTTGGCGGGGACATTCATTTGTAAATATGCCAAAATACAATGGCTATCCCCAATAAATCCAGAGAAGGGGCAATCAAACATTTTATCAACAATTCTGGCATTTATTGGGATATCTTTGGCCTTTTTAACAGGTATCGCTATTTTTTCTTTCAATTTTGTTTATTCAAGATTTGAAAAAGAAGCAAAACAGCAGAATAATAATTTTAAAAAATTGGAAAAGAATACCACGGAAATAGCAAATAAAATTAAAACTCGTTATCAAAATTTTTTAAAAAAAACAGATGAACAAAAAAATAAATTTGAAATTTTAGAAGAAAAAATAAAAAAACAATCGGCTCAAATAGTTTCTTTTGATATTCGCTCAGAATTATATGAAAAATCTTTTCGAGCTTATCAGCTTGTCGCAAAAGAAAAAGACAATCCCAATTTTAAAAATAGAAAAATCACCAGTGTTATACCTGACATAATTCCTCTATTTTCAATTTACGGTGATGAATATGAAAAAAAAGCGGCTTTTAAAGCTGCTCTCTATGTCATAGATCAAAAGAATACGGCTATTGATTTATTGAAGTCATTAAGAAGCAATCCAAAAAAATATATCAAGGATGAGATTGCTCCTATTTGCCAGGATGATGCAGAAATAAATGAACTAATCGGAAAGATAATGAAGAAATTAATATAA